One Gloeothece verrucosa PCC 7822 DNA window includes the following coding sequences:
- a CDS encoding argonaute PAZ domain-containing protein, with protein MNLNSNAEVFLNSFPLKRLSEQDRTVQVYKYNFKQSPEAGKEYSAISSICWKVNTPATRFQETIITKEKIAPEFLNNDNWSLQDQGAQVLDTSNKSENEALKRLEKRWLEQKIKKSFKSSKIERDTQSCLIWWNAEKVILSNLGWEVHTGVCLDILINSGALFIEIDDHHIFYSLWKLNKWLNSGYKNLPIEYVRNTYDDQTWKYARVSDEKPETVMIPGLGMSLADYHRNHKKYPATQEEIKNSHVVYVKNNNGQEIAHLSSRLRPSITMEILSNLVKFGDKEAAKVFNQVRKSAQARFSKAEEVIQKIAEKIYSLPTRSYKPQKTNGVLLRNKTPLLLTKKSNIRKPEASLKQGCLRTGEQKFGCLSLIDSNIWPNLIKNKLQLAAKSSDVEIILEEPKIKKDLPDSSLSRRQFWQNWADEGTNTVLVVSNWLGNNEKTQLRREALEANIALQFMQPMFKQEDYRAVNIVLGLLLKAKWQPVGLEPLQHEQAAELVIGFDAGTNRSLYYGTSAFAVLANGQSLGWELPEAQPGERLSGQAVLRATLNIVDRFQKLEKRPPKRLLLLRDGFVQRDEFDSTIAELKQENISVDLLGVRKSGAGRMALSYSPSPTELPQLKDAPPGMAIFSQDGKTFKIVTSEAKAGGSARPLQIFRDTGDAPLEVLAQQIDRLTMLNPASGYFYSRLPMVLHFADKMAKEVQRLGQIAFLQKVEREKIFFA; from the coding sequence ATGAACCTAAATTCTAATGCTGAAGTTTTTCTCAATTCATTTCCACTTAAACGTTTAAGCGAACAAGATAGAACAGTACAAGTTTATAAATATAATTTTAAGCAATCACCAGAAGCCGGAAAAGAATATTCAGCTATTAGTAGTATTTGTTGGAAAGTTAATACTCCTGCTACCAGATTTCAGGAAACTATAATTACCAAAGAGAAAATAGCACCTGAGTTTTTAAATAACGATAACTGGAGTTTACAAGATCAGGGAGCGCAGGTTTTAGACACTTCAAATAAATCTGAGAATGAAGCCCTTAAAAGGCTAGAAAAACGCTGGTTAGAACAAAAAATAAAAAAATCATTTAAGAGCAGTAAGATTGAGAGAGATACGCAAAGCTGCTTAATTTGGTGGAATGCTGAAAAAGTTATTTTGTCAAATCTAGGATGGGAAGTTCATACAGGTGTTTGTTTAGATATTTTAATTAATTCAGGGGCCCTTTTTATCGAGATAGATGATCATCATATATTTTATTCTCTTTGGAAATTAAACAAATGGTTAAATTCTGGTTATAAAAATCTCCCGATTGAGTATGTTCGTAATACTTATGACGATCAAACTTGGAAATATGCTAGAGTCAGCGATGAAAAACCAGAAACAGTTATGATTCCAGGTTTGGGAATGAGTTTAGCAGATTATCATCGAAATCATAAAAAATATCCAGCTACACAAGAGGAAATTAAAAACTCTCATGTTGTTTATGTAAAAAATAATAATGGACAAGAAATAGCTCATTTATCGAGTCGCCTTCGTCCTAGTATAACGATGGAAATATTAAGCAATTTAGTTAAATTTGGAGATAAAGAAGCAGCTAAAGTATTTAATCAAGTTCGTAAATCTGCACAAGCTCGCTTTAGTAAAGCTGAAGAAGTGATTCAAAAAATAGCTGAAAAAATCTATTCTCTCCCAACTAGATCTTATAAACCTCAAAAAACCAACGGAGTATTGCTCAGAAATAAAACTCCTTTACTTCTGACTAAAAAAAGTAATATTAGAAAACCTGAAGCTAGTCTTAAGCAAGGTTGCTTACGAACAGGAGAACAAAAGTTTGGTTGTTTAAGCTTAATCGATAGTAATATTTGGCCGAACTTAATTAAAAATAAACTCCAACTTGCCGCTAAAAGTAGCGATGTAGAAATTATTTTAGAAGAACCCAAAATAAAAAAAGATTTACCCGATAGTTCCCTAAGTCGGAGACAATTTTGGCAAAATTGGGCAGATGAAGGAACTAACACAGTTTTAGTCGTGAGCAATTGGCTAGGAAATAATGAAAAAACACAACTTCGTCGAGAAGCTTTAGAAGCTAACATTGCTCTCCAGTTTATGCAACCGATGTTTAAGCAAGAGGACTATCGAGCAGTTAATATTGTTTTGGGACTCTTACTTAAAGCTAAATGGCAACCTGTAGGACTAGAACCGTTACAGCATGAGCAAGCCGCAGAATTAGTCATTGGTTTTGATGCAGGAACTAACCGAAGTCTTTATTATGGTACAAGTGCCTTTGCTGTTCTGGCTAATGGTCAAAGTTTAGGATGGGAACTTCCTGAAGCACAACCCGGAGAGCGCTTAAGTGGACAGGCAGTTTTACGAGCAACTCTTAATATTGTCGATCGCTTTCAGAAATTGGAAAAACGACCTCCTAAGCGGCTTTTACTTTTAAGAGATGGTTTTGTGCAAAGAGATGAGTTTGACAGCACAATTGCAGAATTAAAACAAGAAAACATTTCAGTCGACTTATTAGGCGTTAGAAAAAGTGGTGCTGGAAGAATGGCACTTAGTTACTCACCCTCACCAACTGAATTACCTCAGTTAAAAGATGCACCACCAGGAATGGCTATTTTTTCTCAAGATGGGAAAACTTTTAAGATTGTCACTTCTGAAGCTAAAGCAGGTGGAAGCGCTCGTCCTTTACAAATTTTTAGAGATACAGGAGACGCACCCCTAGAAGTATTAGCTCAACAAATTGATCGTTTAACTATGTTAAATCCGGCTAGTGGCTATTTTTACAGTCGGCTACCAATGGTGTTGCATTTTGCTGACAAGATGGCTAAAGAAGTTCAACGCTTAGGCCAAATAGCTTTTCTACAAAAAGTTGAACGAGAAAAAATATTTTTTGCTTAG
- a CDS encoding NAD-dependent succinate-semialdehyde dehydrogenase, which yields MGIATVNPATGETVKTFEPLTPEEIEAKLAKAQDRFLEYRHTSFAQRSQWMNKAAEILERDQVELGKIMTLEMGKTIKSAIAEAKKCASVCRYYADNAEEFLKDVPASTDASSSFVRFQPLGIILAVMPWNFPFWQVFRFVAPTLMAGNVGILKHASNVPQCALKIEEILTEAGFPDGAFQTLLIGASQVESIINDDRVKAATLTGSEFAGASLAAAAGKQIKKTVLELGGSDPFIVLDSADIEAAASSATAARMLNSGQSCIAAKRFIVAESVADHFEKLLVEKFSALKVGDPMDEATDIGPLATPDILDDIDQQVQKSVAMGARVLIGGKALEGAGNFYLPTILTDIPPNSPADKEEFFGPVASLFRVKTLDEAIELANSTTFGLGASGWTTDPHEQERIINEVEAGAVFINGMVKSDPRLPFGGTKISGYGRELGIYGIQEFVNIKTVWIK from the coding sequence ATGGGTATCGCCACAGTTAACCCAGCCACCGGAGAAACAGTAAAAACCTTTGAACCCCTTACCCCCGAGGAGATTGAAGCAAAACTGGCTAAAGCACAAGATCGGTTTTTAGAATACCGTCACACCTCTTTCGCCCAACGAAGTCAATGGATGAATAAAGCCGCCGAGATTTTAGAACGGGATCAGGTGGAACTCGGGAAAATAATGACCCTGGAAATGGGCAAAACCATCAAAAGCGCCATCGCGGAGGCCAAAAAATGTGCCTCTGTCTGTCGTTATTATGCCGATAATGCAGAAGAATTTCTCAAAGATGTGCCCGCTTCTACAGATGCCTCCTCTAGCTTTGTTCGCTTTCAACCCCTCGGGATTATTTTAGCGGTGATGCCTTGGAATTTCCCCTTTTGGCAAGTTTTCCGCTTTGTGGCACCCACTTTGATGGCGGGGAATGTGGGCATCCTCAAACACGCTTCTAATGTGCCTCAATGCGCCCTCAAGATCGAAGAAATTTTAACAGAAGCCGGTTTTCCTGACGGTGCTTTTCAAACCCTCCTGATCGGCGCTTCTCAAGTGGAAAGTATTATTAATGATGATCGCGTCAAAGCGGCTACCCTGACGGGAAGTGAATTTGCCGGGGCTTCTTTAGCGGCGGCGGCGGGCAAACAAATTAAAAAGACGGTGTTAGAGTTAGGCGGAAGCGATCCCTTTATTGTCTTAGATAGTGCTGACATTGAAGCCGCAGCTAGTAGCGCCACTGCCGCTAGAATGCTTAATAGTGGGCAGTCTTGTATTGCGGCTAAACGGTTTATTGTCGCCGAGTCGGTGGCTGATCACTTTGAAAAGCTTCTCGTCGAAAAATTCTCTGCCTTAAAAGTGGGTGATCCGATGGATGAAGCTACGGATATAGGCCCTTTAGCTACCCCAGATATTTTAGATGATATTGATCAACAAGTACAAAAAAGTGTGGCGATGGGGGCAAGAGTTTTAATTGGAGGTAAAGCTTTAGAAGGTGCGGGCAATTTTTATCTCCCTACCATTCTCACCGATATACCGCCAAATTCTCCGGCAGATAAAGAGGAATTTTTTGGGCCGGTGGCTTCTCTTTTTCGGGTTAAAACTCTCGATGAAGCGATCGAATTAGCTAATAGTACCACTTTTGGACTGGGGGCGAGTGGCTGGACTACTGATCCCCATGAACAAGAACGTATTATTAATGAGGTTGAAGCCGGCGCGGTTTTTATTAACGGAATGGTGAAGTCTGATCCTCGTCTTCCCTTTGGCGGCACTAAAATTTCCGGTTATGGACGGGAATTAGGCATCTATGGAATTCAAGAATTTGTCAATATCAAAACCGTTTGGATTAAATAA
- the queG gene encoding tRNA epoxyqueuosine(34) reductase QueG, whose protein sequence is MILRDQIKQQAIRLGFHKVGIAAAKGQEAAVSQLKAWLSLGYQADMEWMANPKRFDVRACMPEVKSIICVALNYYTAHQRPEGKEYGKIARYGWGRDYHRVMHKKLKALSQWLEGHEPGIQTRYYADTGPIQDKVWAQEAGMGWLAKNGNVITREYGSWVFLGEILTNIELKPDQPHTAHCGTCQRCIEACPTGAITQPFVVDANRCIAYHTIENRQEKLPEAITSNLGGWVAGCDICQDVCPWNQRFAVETDVEDFQPLPGNVAPKLTELAQMSEQEWNDRFPASALRRIKPQMWRRNARANLET, encoded by the coding sequence ATGATATTGAGGGATCAAATCAAACAACAAGCAATCAGATTAGGATTTCACAAAGTCGGTATTGCCGCAGCCAAAGGTCAAGAAGCGGCGGTTAGTCAGCTTAAAGCCTGGTTAAGCTTGGGGTATCAGGCAGATATGGAGTGGATGGCCAACCCAAAACGGTTTGATGTGCGTGCCTGTATGCCAGAGGTAAAATCAATTATCTGTGTTGCCCTCAATTATTACACTGCCCATCAACGTCCAGAGGGAAAAGAGTATGGAAAAATTGCTCGTTATGGTTGGGGAAGAGATTATCATCGAGTGATGCACAAAAAGTTAAAAGCCTTGAGTCAATGGTTAGAAGGGCACGAACCCGGCATTCAAACTCGTTATTATGCTGACACAGGTCCCATACAAGATAAAGTGTGGGCACAAGAGGCGGGTATGGGTTGGCTCGCTAAAAATGGCAATGTAATTACTAGAGAATATGGGAGTTGGGTATTTTTGGGGGAAATTTTAACGAATATAGAATTAAAGCCCGATCAGCCTCATACAGCCCACTGTGGCACTTGTCAGCGTTGTATAGAAGCCTGTCCTACAGGGGCAATTACTCAACCGTTTGTGGTGGACGCTAATCGCTGTATTGCTTATCATACCATCGAGAATAGACAGGAAAAGCTCCCAGAGGCGATCACCTCTAATCTTGGGGGTTGGGTAGCCGGCTGTGACATTTGTCAGGATGTTTGTCCTTGGAACCAACGGTTTGCGGTTGAGACAGATGTAGAAGACTTTCAACCCCTACCTGGGAATGTTGCCCCAAAATTAACTGAATTAGCGCAAATGTCTGAGCAAGAATGGAATGATCGCTTTCCGGCTTCAGCGTTACGAAGAATTAAACCTCAAATGTGGCGGCGTAATGCCCGTGCTAACCTAGAGACATAA
- a CDS encoding tyrosine-type recombinase/integrase: MTGQAASLSNSDWAKLEKHCQSDLHKFIWALLRFTGARVNEVLNLKVSDVYDNNGKPFDYILYRKETRKGKDKNHSVPVTNALHSYLAAYKPPTDGYLFPSDRTSSGHLSYEAVRDYLMKCATSAGLSHKAVKTHSGRRSLITNLISNGVDLRTVQAITGHSSIQNVIRYADSNPHRCKLALEGAYS; encoded by the coding sequence ATGACAGGACAAGCGGCTAGTTTAAGTAATTCAGATTGGGCAAAGTTAGAAAAACATTGCCAGAGCGATTTACACAAATTCATCTGGGCTTTGCTTCGTTTTACGGGAGCAAGGGTCAATGAGGTTTTAAATTTAAAAGTTTCAGATGTCTATGATAATAATGGAAAGCCTTTTGACTATATCCTTTACCGAAAAGAAACCCGCAAAGGAAAGGATAAAAATCATAGCGTCCCTGTTACTAACGCTCTTCACTCTTACCTCGCGGCCTACAAGCCCCCAACAGATGGTTATCTTTTTCCCAGTGACCGAACCAGTAGCGGTCACCTGTCTTATGAGGCGGTTAGGGATTATTTGATGAAATGTGCAACCAGTGCAGGATTATCCCACAAGGCGGTTAAAACTCATTCGGGCAGGCGGTCATTAATCACTAATCTGATTAGTAACGGGGTTGACCTGAGAACCGTTCAAGCCATCACCGGGCACTCATCGATCCAAAACGTCATCCGCTATGCGGATTCCAATCCTCACAGATGCAAACTGGCCCTCGAGGGGGCCTATAGCTAG
- the cysS gene encoding cysteine--tRNA ligase, translated as MTLTIYNTLTRRKEPFQPIEPGKVRMYCCGITVYDYCHLGHARTCVVWDVVRRYLQWRGYQVKYIQNFTDIDDKILNRAKKEGTSMEEVSERFIKAYFEDMDRLHIEKADAYPRATHTLDGIKRLVYELEQKGYAYAADGDVYYSVRRFADYGKLSGRKLEDLQAGASGRVELEDPETQKKKDPFDFALWKAAKAGEPSWESPWGEGRPGWHIECSAMVRERLGETIDIHVGGSDLIFPHHENEIAQSEAATGQPLARYWMHNGMVKVGGDKMSKSLGNFTTIRDLLDKVEPMVVRLFILQTHYRNPVDFTEKAIDAASNGWQTLQEGLLFGHHYGEKLAWDDLPGATVPELVQKYREIVDDDFNFAGGLAVLFELAKELRKEGNILVHQGKTDTSPEKLKAQWQTLVELSQVLGLEAIAAQPEQETTGLSDADIEALIEQRAQARKAKNFAEGDRIRDELKANGITLIDAGGGVTKWHR; from the coding sequence ATGACCTTAACGATTTATAATACCCTCACTCGGCGTAAAGAACCTTTTCAGCCCATAGAACCTGGTAAGGTGCGGATGTATTGCTGTGGGATTACGGTTTATGATTATTGCCATTTAGGTCATGCACGTACTTGTGTAGTCTGGGATGTGGTACGCCGCTATTTACAATGGCGAGGTTATCAAGTTAAATATATTCAAAATTTTACCGATATTGATGATAAAATCCTCAATCGAGCTAAAAAAGAAGGAACTTCAATGGAAGAGGTTTCTGAGCGCTTCATAAAAGCCTATTTTGAGGATATGGACCGTCTTCACATCGAAAAAGCCGATGCCTATCCAAGGGCTACCCATACCCTAGATGGAATTAAGCGGCTCGTGTATGAGTTAGAACAAAAAGGCTATGCTTATGCGGCTGATGGAGATGTGTATTACTCGGTGCGCCGTTTTGCTGACTACGGAAAGCTCTCAGGACGTAAACTAGAAGATTTACAAGCCGGTGCGAGTGGACGGGTAGAACTCGAGGACCCAGAAACTCAGAAAAAGAAAGACCCCTTTGATTTTGCCCTCTGGAAAGCGGCTAAAGCCGGTGAACCCTCTTGGGAGTCTCCTTGGGGTGAGGGTCGTCCTGGCTGGCACATCGAATGTTCTGCTATGGTACGAGAAAGACTCGGAGAAACCATTGATATCCATGTGGGGGGTAGTGATTTGATTTTCCCTCACCATGAAAATGAAATTGCTCAATCAGAAGCCGCTACCGGTCAACCTCTGGCCCGCTATTGGATGCACAATGGAATGGTGAAAGTCGGGGGAGACAAAATGTCTAAGTCTTTGGGGAATTTTACCACCATTCGAGACTTATTAGACAAAGTTGAACCAATGGTAGTGCGGCTATTTATTCTACAAACACATTACCGTAATCCAGTGGATTTTACCGAGAAAGCTATTGATGCGGCAAGCAATGGATGGCAGACGCTACAAGAAGGCTTATTATTTGGTCATCACTACGGGGAAAAATTGGCATGGGATGACTTGCCTGGTGCTACTGTCCCCGAATTAGTACAAAAGTATCGAGAAATTGTCGATGATGATTTTAACTTTGCGGGTGGGTTAGCAGTTTTGTTTGAACTGGCCAAAGAACTCCGCAAAGAGGGTAATATTTTGGTGCATCAAGGGAAAACTGACACCTCACCCGAGAAGTTAAAAGCCCAATGGCAGACTTTAGTAGAATTATCTCAAGTGTTGGGGTTAGAAGCGATAGCCGCACAACCCGAACAAGAGACTACCGGGTTAAGCGATGCAGATATCGAAGCCTTGATCGAACAACGCGCCCAAGCCAGAAAAGCTAAAAATTTTGCTGAAGGTGATCGCATTCGAGATGAATTGAAAGCCAACGGTATTACTTTAATTGATGCTGGCGGCGGTGTAACTAAATGGCACCGATAA
- a CDS encoding helix-turn-helix domain-containing protein, producing MTIVTHSVTIVTLLGMIEKKDTSEITLRLLLKRADIKQVKLAELTGLSRDAIRAYVAGRRMPSLDNAALLARELGVSFKVLAQAFGIDVNNIPDDEGSSSD from the coding sequence GTGACAATTGTAACGCATAGCGTGACGATTGTCACTCTTTTAGGTATGATCGAAAAAAAAGATACTTCGGAGATAACTTTGCGCTTACTTCTCAAACGAGCAGACATTAAACAAGTCAAACTAGCAGAACTAACAGGACTATCTAGAGATGCTATCCGCGCCTATGTTGCGGGTCGTCGAATGCCAAGTCTTGACAATGCTGCTTTGCTCGCTCGTGAGTTAGGCGTGAGTTTTAAAGTTTTAGCTCAGGCTTTTGGGATTGATGTGAATAATATCCCAGATGATGAAGGCTCATCGTCTGACTAA
- a CDS encoding nuclear transport factor 2 family protein yields the protein MTELTQALPQTISIEGITNPVILAYFENLNREDYQAAASLFAPEGALHPPFEEPIVGAEAITAYLQAEAKGMKLAPRQGIMETLEDDSQQYQISGKVKTPLFSVNVGWKFILTPLQEIIFVEVKLLASPQELLNLRR from the coding sequence ATGACTGAGTTAACTCAAGCTTTACCTCAAACAATCAGCATTGAAGGTATTACCAACCCTGTCATCTTAGCTTATTTTGAAAATCTCAATCGGGAAGATTATCAAGCCGCCGCCAGCTTATTTGCACCGGAGGGGGCTTTACATCCACCTTTTGAAGAACCTATAGTAGGAGCAGAAGCCATCACCGCTTATTTACAAGCAGAAGCTAAAGGCATGAAACTCGCTCCGCGTCAAGGCATTATGGAGACATTAGAAGATGATTCCCAACAGTATCAAATTAGCGGTAAAGTAAAAACCCCTTTATTTAGCGTCAATGTTGGTTGGAAATTTATTTTAACTCCTCTTCAAGAGATTATTTTTGTTGAGGTTAAGCTATTAGCTTCTCCCCAAGAATTATTGAACTTGCGGCGTTAA
- a CDS encoding acyltransferase family protein, whose translation MQTTLKNQSTAKIIYLDYWRIFACIGVFTCHLWVGIFLPKLATSVPSLQSIKTLTPQCLGIQGDALYACGITPFIIWPTFNLESVFFNLSNIVFGLGYQAVHLFFFLSGFGLTLSALKNLKKMENNPSINWIDFLKKRFVRLYPYYWVVLTIYMFLNIFNYSSFLGFLKVYFLGMVFLNVIPATWFIPIILQLYLLFPFLFYLLNKTSSSLFLWLTLLIKVISSLAIIIVSILVWGKIVGFGHGGLAPGGIALTRLFEFCFGMGVAKRFFNAQNSLKILFNFKGVHNIIFGLILEGLGLFLSSKYASISWGNHTFPIGLAISDALIGVGIVILFINITFALEPFLSKINDKLIDSLSNATYQAYIFHGLCLNYVSILVALPIFQLTTIDNLTNSTFYILFVYGFMLLVFSSWNLGWGWYLSQWKFWFLK comes from the coding sequence ATGCAAACAACCCTTAAAAATCAAAGCACAGCTAAAATTATTTACTTGGATTATTGGCGAATATTTGCTTGTATTGGAGTATTTACTTGCCATTTATGGGTAGGAATATTTTTACCTAAATTAGCCACTTCTGTTCCCAGTTTACAATCAATTAAAACCCTTACACCCCAATGCTTAGGAATTCAGGGAGATGCCTTATATGCTTGCGGTATTACCCCTTTTATTATCTGGCCAACTTTTAACCTAGAAAGTGTTTTTTTTAATCTCAGCAATATTGTCTTTGGTTTAGGTTATCAAGCGGTTCATCTTTTTTTCTTTCTTAGTGGTTTCGGCTTAACGCTTTCGGCTCTTAAAAATCTTAAGAAAATGGAAAACAACCCATCGATTAACTGGATTGATTTTCTGAAAAAAAGATTTGTTAGACTATATCCTTATTACTGGGTAGTCTTAACTATATATATGTTCCTTAATATCTTTAATTATTCAAGCTTTTTAGGATTTTTAAAGGTTTATTTTCTAGGAATGGTATTTCTCAATGTCATTCCGGCTACCTGGTTTATTCCTATTATTCTTCAACTTTACTTACTTTTTCCTTTTCTGTTTTATTTGCTTAATAAAACATCTTCTTCTCTTTTTTTATGGCTGACTTTACTGATAAAAGTAATAAGTAGTTTAGCTATTATTATTGTTTCTATACTGGTCTGGGGAAAAATAGTAGGATTTGGTCATGGAGGGCTTGCCCCAGGAGGAATTGCTCTCACTAGATTATTTGAGTTTTGTTTTGGTATGGGAGTGGCAAAAAGATTTTTCAATGCTCAAAACAGCCTAAAAATTTTGTTTAATTTTAAAGGGGTACATAATATAATATTTGGATTAATTTTAGAAGGCTTAGGCTTATTTTTATCCTCAAAATATGCTAGTATTTCCTGGGGAAATCATACATTTCCCATAGGTCTGGCTATATCTGATGCTTTAATCGGCGTTGGAATAGTTATCCTTTTTATCAATATTACTTTTGCCTTAGAGCCGTTTTTGAGCAAAATTAATGATAAGCTTATAGATTCCCTCAGCAATGCCACCTATCAAGCCTATATTTTTCATGGCCTATGCCTCAACTATGTGTCTATACTTGTAGCTTTACCGATTTTCCAGCTAACTACCATAGATAATCTGACTAATTCTACTTTTTATATCTTGTTTGTTTATGGATTTATGTTGTTAGTGTTTTCGAGTTGGAATTTAGGCTGGGGCTGGTATTTATCTCAATGGAAGTTTTGGTTTTTAAAATGA
- a CDS encoding orange carotenoid protein N-terminal domain-containing protein, with protein sequence MAYSATTASIFNLQTADVPSVTAQYQRLSTDDKLALLWFAYTEMGRTITPAAPGAARLQFAEGLLNEIKQMSGDEQLKVMRDLINKVNTPLTRAYGILTNNTKLAFWYQLAEFMTEGSVIPVPSNYKLSKEANTVLVALQKLEFNQQITVLRNAAVDMGVDPLA encoded by the coding sequence ATGGCTTATTCAGCAACCACTGCCTCTATCTTCAATTTACAAACTGCTGACGTTCCTTCTGTCACAGCACAGTATCAACGTCTCAGCACAGATGACAAGCTTGCTTTACTTTGGTTTGCCTATACTGAAATGGGGCGCACCATTACGCCTGCCGCACCTGGAGCGGCTCGCCTGCAATTTGCTGAAGGACTGCTCAATGAGATCAAGCAAATGTCCGGCGATGAGCAATTAAAAGTCATGCGCGACCTCATTAACAAAGTTAATACTCCTCTTACCCGTGCTTACGGTATTCTCACCAATAATACTAAACTGGCTTTTTGGTATCAACTTGCCGAATTCATGACAGAAGGTAGCGTTATTCCCGTTCCTTCTAACTACAAACTCAGCAAAGAAGCTAACACCGTACTCGTTGCCCTTCAAAAATTAGAGTTTAATCAACAAATTACCGTTCTTCGTAATGCGGCTGTGGATATGGGAGTCGATCCACTAGCTTAA
- a CDS encoding all3515 family Zur-repressed PEP-CTERM protein — MSIKIFNPTQSLFVSSSVAILAVCATGQAAFAQTSHGDHHHLMIGVDNLEILNRETDPFKGFLNPNYKRLSLLFPHLHQPVNTSGFHAIGIYGYQGTVSNYTVSNSINNQLPEASYSQSTLTLFPGTGVFEGKLISLKTEANMYSDLKMKPVAHLVPELDDPYVNSIYHSPRGENRWNQELGAQTKIALKLISLTPGLGVADSQGNQLFTSSDTEVLGTGDNWGFTPRFFVQESAPKKTYSATLQLLDVTDLSQYPTHIPWGESGRFTFNFQPVPEPMTILGVTTASLFGSLFKRELSKKPKKK; from the coding sequence ATGTCAATAAAAATATTTAACCCAACTCAGAGCTTATTTGTAAGTTCTTCAGTAGCTATTTTAGCAGTTTGTGCTACGGGTCAAGCCGCTTTTGCCCAAACATCTCACGGCGATCATCACCACTTAATGATTGGGGTAGACAATTTAGAAATTTTAAATAGAGAGACAGATCCATTCAAAGGCTTTTTAAACCCCAATTATAAGCGTCTTTCTTTGCTATTTCCCCATCTACATCAACCTGTTAATACCAGTGGTTTTCATGCTATTGGTATTTATGGGTACCAGGGAACGGTCAGCAATTATACCGTATCAAATAGCATTAATAATCAACTGCCTGAAGCTTCATATAGTCAATCAACATTAACACTTTTTCCAGGAACAGGGGTTTTTGAAGGTAAACTCATTAGCCTTAAAACAGAGGCAAATATGTACTCTGATCTGAAAATGAAGCCAGTGGCTCATCTTGTACCTGAGCTAGACGATCCCTATGTAAATTCCATATATCATAGTCCTCGCGGCGAAAATCGTTGGAATCAAGAACTCGGGGCCCAAACCAAGATCGCTTTGAAATTAATTTCCCTTACGCCAGGTTTAGGAGTAGCAGATTCACAAGGTAATCAATTGTTTACTTCAAGTGATACAGAGGTACTGGGAACGGGAGATAATTGGGGTTTTACACCAAGGTTTTTTGTCCAAGAGTCAGCCCCCAAAAAAACTTACTCAGCAACACTTCAATTGTTAGATGTGACTGATCTTAGTCAATATCCAACTCATATCCCTTGGGGTGAGTCGGGACGCTTTACCTTCAATTTTCAACCCGTTCCTGAACCGATGACTATTTTAGGAGTCACGACTGCTTCTTTATTTGGCAGTTTGTTTAAACGAGAACTTTCTAAAAAGCCAAAGAAAAAGTAA
- a CDS encoding esterase/lipase family protein has translation MSFNSSSNQRNPVLLIHGITDTIAKFNVMTAYLRQLGWEVHSINLIPNTGWIGLDQLAQQVADYIEKTFHPSQPIDLIGFSMGGLVTRYYLQRLGGINRVQRYINISAPNNGTLLAYGLPFKGVMQMRPDSQFLQELNNDSVELLEKINCTILWTPFDLMIVPPESSRMPVGKEIILPVLVHAWMVSDKKALEVVADALLEPLKNF, from the coding sequence ATGAGCTTTAATTCTTCTTCAAATCAACGTAATCCCGTCTTACTGATTCATGGAATTACTGACACTATTGCTAAATTTAATGTCATGACAGCCTATCTTCGTCAGTTAGGGTGGGAAGTTCACAGCATCAACTTAATTCCTAATACGGGATGGATAGGATTAGATCAATTAGCCCAACAAGTGGCAGACTATATTGAAAAAACCTTTCACCCTTCCCAACCCATAGATTTAATTGGTTTTAGCATGGGAGGCCTTGTTACCCGTTACTATTTACAACGACTTGGCGGCATTAACAGAGTTCAACGTTATATCAATATTTCCGCCCCCAATAACGGAACCTTATTAGCTTATGGATTACCTTTTAAAGGCGTAATGCAAATGCGCCCAGATAGTCAATTTTTACAAGAATTAAATAATGATAGTGTCGAGTTATTAGAAAAAATTAACTGCACTATCCTTTGGACTCCCTTTGATTTAATGATAGTTCCTCCCGAAAGTTCCCGAATGCCTGTAGGAAAAGAAATTATACTGCCGGTTCTTGTTCATGCTTGGATGGTGAGTGATAAAAAAGCTTTAGAAGTTGTAGCGGATGCCTTATTAGAGCCGCTAAAAAATTTCTGA